In Phragmitibacter flavus, one DNA window encodes the following:
- the gcvH gene encoding glycine cleavage system protein GcvH, producing MSKVPDQLRYRESHEWIDPTSGAVGITDHAQHELTDVVFVELPKVGAEVEAGDQIAVVESVKAASDIYSPVSGEIIAINDELLEDPSLINTDPYGEGWIFEIKPSKDAELKILLDAPSYRQHIA from the coding sequence ATGAGCAAAGTTCCCGATCAGCTACGTTACCGCGAATCCCACGAATGGATCGATCCCACCTCAGGTGCCGTCGGCATCACTGACCACGCCCAGCACGAGCTCACCGACGTTGTTTTCGTTGAACTCCCCAAAGTCGGGGCCGAAGTCGAAGCCGGAGACCAGATCGCCGTGGTCGAGTCCGTCAAGGCCGCCAGCGACATCTACAGTCCCGTCAGCGGAGAAATCATCGCCATCAACGATGAACTCCTCGAAGACCCCTCCCTCATCAACACCGACCCCTACGGCGAAGGCTGGATCTTCGAAATCAAACCCAGCAAAGACGCCGAGCTGAAAATCCTTCTCGACGCCCCTTCCTACCGTCAGCATATCGCTTGA
- a CDS encoding 8-oxo-dGTP diphosphatase, translating to MNLPPPSPAIKATLMFILHDEQVLLIRKKRGFGMGKINGPGGKLDPGESELDCAIRETQEELHVTALNPVKRGELMFTFTDGLAMHVAVFMATQFEGTATETEEAFPLWTPIDAIPFEKMWQDDQYWLHRMLTTTADHFHGTFHFDSDTMLTHQVDWS from the coding sequence TTGAACCTCCCTCCCCCCTCCCCCGCCATCAAGGCGACCCTCATGTTCATCCTCCACGATGAACAAGTCCTTCTCATCCGCAAAAAGCGCGGCTTCGGCATGGGCAAAATCAACGGTCCCGGTGGCAAGCTCGACCCCGGCGAAAGCGAGCTCGACTGCGCCATCCGCGAAACCCAGGAAGAACTTCACGTCACCGCCCTCAACCCCGTCAAACGCGGCGAGCTGATGTTCACCTTCACCGACGGCCTCGCCATGCACGTCGCTGTCTTCATGGCCACCCAGTTCGAGGGCACCGCCACCGAAACCGAGGAAGCCTTCCCCCTCTGGACCCCCATCGACGCCATCCCTTTCGAAAAGATGTGGCAGGACGACCAATACTGGCTCCATCGCATGCTCACCACCACCGCCGACCACTTCCACGGCACCTTCCACTTCGACAGCGACACCATGCTCACCCATCAAGTCGACTGGTCCTAG
- the gcvT gene encoding glycine cleavage system aminomethyltransferase GcvT — MFATVSDTADLKRSPLHAAHLKLAARMVPFAGWEMPVQYSGIVEEHKAVRANVGVFDISHMGQFLVSGADAQVFLNRALTNDISVLAPGQGQYTLLLNDQGGVIDDLIAYRLDSELYYLVVNASMIDPDRERLLSLLDPSADIALLDLSPATGGLAIQGPKSAETLSRVLPDVAFPERNTIQVVNTPEGQTVTLCGTGYTGEKGFEFFAPAEHITFWFEKFVEAAQAEGGMPTGLGCRDTLRLEMGYPLNGNDLSPDKTPLEAGLGFFVSMGKPDFAGKSALETQKNHGLPGKLTGFRMTAPSPPPRAHYPVLHDGQPIGEICSGGLSPTLGQGIGMAYLPLPLAKPGTPLQIEIRGRQYAAETVKKPFHQPSNT; from the coding sequence ATGTTCGCCACCGTGTCCGACACCGCCGACCTCAAACGCAGCCCTCTGCACGCCGCCCATCTGAAGCTGGCCGCCCGCATGGTCCCGTTTGCCGGTTGGGAAATGCCCGTGCAATACAGCGGAATCGTCGAAGAACACAAAGCCGTGCGCGCGAATGTCGGCGTTTTCGACATCTCCCACATGGGCCAGTTCCTGGTCAGCGGAGCCGATGCCCAGGTCTTCCTCAACCGCGCCCTCACCAACGACATCTCCGTCCTCGCCCCCGGCCAGGGCCAATATACCCTGCTCCTCAACGACCAGGGCGGCGTCATCGATGACCTCATCGCCTACCGCCTCGACAGCGAACTCTATTACCTCGTCGTCAATGCCTCCATGATCGACCCTGATCGCGAGCGTCTCCTTTCCCTGCTTGATCCCAGTGCCGACATCGCTCTGCTCGATCTCAGTCCCGCCACGGGAGGTCTCGCCATCCAGGGTCCCAAAAGCGCCGAAACGCTCTCCCGCGTCCTTCCCGATGTCGCCTTTCCCGAACGCAACACCATCCAGGTCGTCAATACTCCCGAAGGCCAAACTGTGACCCTCTGCGGCACCGGCTACACCGGCGAAAAAGGCTTCGAATTCTTCGCCCCTGCCGAACACATCACCTTTTGGTTCGAGAAATTCGTCGAAGCCGCCCAAGCCGAAGGCGGAATGCCCACCGGACTCGGCTGCCGAGACACCCTGCGCCTCGAAATGGGTTACCCTCTCAATGGCAACGACCTCTCCCCCGACAAAACCCCGCTTGAAGCCGGGCTCGGATTCTTCGTCAGCATGGGCAAACCCGACTTCGCCGGAAAATCCGCCCTCGAAACCCAAAAAAATCACGGTCTCCCCGGCAAACTCACCGGCTTTCGCATGACTGCCCCCAGTCCCCCTCCCCGCGCCCATTACCCCGTCCTCCACGACGGCCAGCCGATTGGAGAAATTTGCAGCGGCGGACTTTCCCCCACCCTCGGTCAAGGCATTGGCATGGCCTATCTCCCACTTCCCCTTGCCAAACCCGGCACCCCCCTACAAATAGAAATCCGTGGCCGACAATATGCTGCGGAAACCGTCAAGAAACCTTTCCATCAACCATCCAACACCTGA
- the gcvP gene encoding aminomethyl-transferring glycine dehydrogenase produces MIPFSRRHLGPSTAEAAEMALTLGCPKVEDLIDQVVPSGIRKRDPLNLPPALSEEHALLRLKGHMSQNKVLRSFIGLGYHDTFTPPVIQRNIFENPGWYTAYTPYQAEISQGRLEALLNYQTMICDLTGLDVSNSSLLDEGSAAAEACALALNQNPKKKSIFVSDKVHAHVLDVVITRMEPLGIEVTSGDILSIDSTNAEPYAALIAAYPDTLGHIHDFSSLAETIHIAGGLLIVCADLLALTLLKPPGEFGADICVGNSQRFGVPLGFGGPHAAFMAVKDPLKRRMPGRLVGVSKDSHGNPGYRLSLQTREQHIRREKATSNICTAQVLLAVMASMYAVYHGPEGLKSIATHVHQSAHTLAEALKKAGFKIHSESYFDTLTINVDDAQLVLTRALALGLNFRQNSPTQITLALDERVTNDELTQILKAFDIDAKPQNLAFSPYPLAFQRDSAFLTHPVFNTHHTETGMMRYLRHLEHQDIALNRSMIPLGSCTMKLNAAAEMMPLSWPEISRLHPFVPADQSTGYRLMFAELEQWLAECTGFAATSLQPNAGSQGEYAGLLAIYHYHRARGEHHRNICLIPVSAHGTNPASAVMVGMKVVPVICDDMGNIDVTDLKSKAEANAANLAALMVTYPSTHGVFEETITEICQIIHRHGGQVYMDGANMNAQVGLTSPGLIGADVCHLNLHKTFCIPHGGGGPGVGPICVAQHLVPYLPGHSELPNPSGATTSAPWGSASICNISWMYLAMMGPEVVQSSELAILNANYIAQRLSPYFPVLYTGRNNRVAHECILDFRQFKTITVEDIAKRLIDYGFHAPTMSWPVGGTLMIEPTESETRAELDRFCDAMISIHSEIESVETGLIDAVDNPLKNAPHTAASLLTETWTHPYTREDAAYPLPWVKLDKYWPPVGRIDNVHGDRHLICTCESVEAYATQAP; encoded by the coding sequence ATGATCCCATTTTCACGTCGCCACCTCGGTCCCTCAACCGCCGAAGCGGCGGAAATGGCTCTCACTCTTGGCTGCCCCAAAGTTGAAGACCTCATCGATCAGGTCGTCCCCTCCGGCATTCGCAAAAGAGACCCCCTCAACCTCCCCCCCGCTCTCAGCGAAGAGCACGCCCTGCTTCGCCTCAAAGGCCACATGAGTCAGAACAAGGTGCTCCGATCCTTCATTGGACTCGGATATCACGACACCTTCACGCCCCCCGTCATCCAGCGCAACATCTTCGAAAACCCCGGCTGGTATACCGCTTACACCCCTTACCAGGCCGAAATCTCCCAAGGCCGGCTCGAAGCCCTCCTCAACTACCAGACGATGATCTGCGACCTCACCGGTCTCGACGTCTCCAACTCCTCTCTTCTCGATGAAGGCAGCGCCGCCGCCGAAGCCTGCGCCCTCGCCCTCAATCAAAACCCCAAAAAGAAGTCCATCTTCGTCTCCGATAAGGTCCATGCCCACGTCCTCGACGTCGTGATCACCCGCATGGAACCCCTTGGCATCGAAGTCACCAGCGGCGACATCCTCTCCATCGACTCCACCAACGCCGAGCCCTACGCCGCCCTCATCGCCGCGTATCCCGACACCCTCGGCCACATCCACGACTTCTCGTCCCTCGCCGAAACCATCCACATTGCTGGCGGACTCCTCATCGTCTGCGCCGACCTTCTCGCCCTCACCTTACTCAAACCTCCCGGCGAATTCGGAGCCGACATCTGCGTCGGCAACTCCCAACGCTTCGGTGTCCCCCTCGGTTTCGGCGGACCCCACGCCGCCTTCATGGCCGTCAAAGATCCCCTCAAACGCCGCATGCCCGGTCGTCTTGTCGGCGTCTCCAAAGACTCCCACGGCAACCCCGGCTACCGTCTCTCCCTGCAAACACGCGAGCAACACATCCGCCGCGAAAAAGCCACCTCCAACATCTGCACCGCCCAGGTGTTGCTCGCCGTCATGGCCAGCATGTATGCCGTCTACCACGGCCCCGAAGGCCTTAAATCGATCGCCACCCACGTCCATCAATCCGCCCACACCCTCGCCGAAGCCCTTAAAAAAGCCGGCTTCAAGATCCACAGCGAAAGCTACTTCGACACCCTCACCATCAACGTCGACGACGCCCAGCTCGTCCTCACCCGTGCCCTCGCCCTCGGCCTCAACTTCCGTCAAAATTCCCCCACCCAAATCACCCTCGCCCTCGACGAACGCGTCACCAACGACGAACTCACCCAAATCCTCAAGGCGTTTGACATAGATGCAAAGCCTCAAAATTTAGCCTTTAGCCCTTATCCTTTAGCCTTTCAGCGCGACAGCGCGTTCCTGACCCACCCCGTCTTCAACACGCATCACACCGAAACCGGCATGATGCGTTACCTGCGCCACCTCGAGCATCAGGACATCGCCCTCAACCGCAGCATGATCCCCCTCGGCTCATGCACCATGAAACTCAACGCCGCCGCTGAAATGATGCCCCTCAGCTGGCCCGAGATTTCCCGACTCCACCCCTTCGTCCCTGCCGACCAATCCACCGGTTACCGGCTCATGTTCGCCGAGCTCGAACAATGGCTCGCCGAATGCACCGGCTTCGCCGCCACCTCCCTTCAGCCCAACGCCGGCTCGCAGGGCGAATACGCCGGTCTCCTCGCCATCTACCACTACCATCGGGCCCGTGGCGAACATCACCGCAACATCTGCCTCATCCCCGTCTCCGCCCACGGCACCAACCCCGCCTCCGCCGTCATGGTTGGCATGAAAGTCGTCCCCGTCATCTGCGACGACATGGGCAACATTGACGTCACCGACCTCAAATCCAAAGCCGAGGCCAACGCCGCGAACCTCGCCGCATTGATGGTCACCTACCCCAGCACCCACGGCGTCTTCGAAGAAACCATCACCGAAATCTGCCAGATCATCCACCGTCACGGCGGCCAGGTCTACATGGACGGCGCCAACATGAACGCCCAGGTCGGCCTTACCTCCCCCGGCCTCATCGGAGCCGATGTCTGCCATCTTAACCTGCACAAAACCTTCTGCATCCCTCACGGCGGTGGCGGACCCGGCGTCGGCCCCATCTGCGTCGCCCAACACCTCGTCCCCTACCTTCCTGGCCATAGCGAACTCCCCAATCCCAGCGGTGCCACCACCTCTGCTCCCTGGGGCAGCGCCAGCATCTGCAACATCTCGTGGATGTATCTTGCCATGATGGGACCAGAAGTCGTCCAAAGCTCCGAGCTCGCCATCCTCAACGCCAACTACATCGCCCAGCGCCTCTCCCCGTATTTCCCCGTCCTCTACACCGGCCGCAACAACCGCGTCGCGCACGAATGCATCCTCGACTTTCGCCAGTTTAAAACCATCACGGTGGAAGACATCGCCAAACGCCTCATCGACTACGGTTTCCACGCCCCCACCATGAGCTGGCCCGTCGGCGGCACCCTCATGATCGAACCCACCGAAAGCGAAACCCGCGCCGAACTTGACCGCTTCTGCGACGCCATGATCAGCATCCACAGCGAGATCGAGTCCGTCGAAACCGGCCTCATCGACGCCGTCGACAACCCCCTCAAAAACGCCCCCCACACCGCCGCCAGCCTCCTCACCGAAACCTGGACCCACCCCTACACCCGCGAAGACGCTGCCTATCCCTTGCCTTGGGTCAAACTAGACAAATACTGGCCCCCCGTCGGCCGCATTGACAACGTTCATGGCGACCGCCACCTCATCTGCACCTGCGAATCGGTTGAAGCCTACGCCACCCAGGCCCCGTGA